GTTTGGTTTGGGTGCTGTGTATTTAATTGGTAAAGAACCTCTTTTAACACAGACCAGCAAAGCCAATAGATTTATATAAGGATAAACAATAACCTAAACCTTCTTTGTAAATCCCaattctttgagctccaagtaatttgtcaaagttttcttttccattagtgaacttataaataattttacattgatcctcaattttctttttcaaagtcATATTTTCTTCTAAACTCttatcaatttgatttttcatattttcaattttcttttgaaaGAGTTCATGATCTTTTTGAGTACATTTAATAagttcttcattttttattttgaaagaggcgttttcttcttttaaaatggaGCAAAGAcatctttctttttgtttatttttttcttttaataaccACTAATTCATCATAGTTTTCTACAGTTATCTCttaattcatcatatgaaggagCATATTCATCATTAGAACTAACCTCTTCTTGATCCTCCGCCATTAGACAGAGATTAGCCACTTCCTGTTTCTTTCTTCATCGGTTGAAAGCCCATCCATTTCGTCCCATACAGTTACATTTATGGCTTTGTACTTCTTTTTGTCTCCCTGTCGATAGTTACCTTTGTTTTTGAATAGAAAGCAATCAACCATTTTGTGTCCGGCTTTCTTGCAGTTATAGCATTTCATGCTATCATTTTTACTTGCTCCGCCCTTTTCTTTTTGCTTTCCAGGCCTTTTATTCAGTAGATTTCTTTTGAATCTTCTTGTGAGTAGAGCAACTTCGTCTTCACTATCACTCTCATCTTCCTCAATTATTTCTTTCGGGCTTGTTGATTTTAAGGCAATACTCATTGCCTTTTTGGGTTTTTCTTGCTCAAGtgttgtatttttctttttgatctcataggtcatgagagatCCAATCAACCCATCAAGGGTAATCTTGGAGAGATCCTTTGCTTCTTCGATGGCTGTtgattttgcatgccatgactccGGCAATGATCGAAGAACCTTctacacattatcttccatagaatcATCCATACCAAGTACTTTCAGTccatttgttatatgtgtaaaGCGAGTAAACATGAAAGTGATTGATTCCCcttcatccattttaaacatttcatattctttcacTAACATatgaattttagattttttaaCTTGAGATATACCTTCATATGTTACCTTGAGCTTTTCCCAGATTTCCTTTGTGATGTCGCATCCGCAAATGCGATTGTATTCTTCATCACTCAAAGCACAATAAAGAGAGTTCTTAGTCTTAAAATTTAGTTGTACTAACCTCATTTCATTGGGTGTCATCTCTTCAATTTGTTTCGGTTCACCTTTGTCATTTTTGAAGCTGTAATTTCTCTTTGTCATGACTTGCTACATTTGAAGATCATGAGATtggatgaagatggtcattcGATTTTTCCATGATGGATTGTTCAACTGAATCTTGGTGGACGATCAGTAGATTGTCCCTGGGTGAGTGGTGCCTCAATTGTATCTGCCATTTGATCTTTGCGCTCTAGAATTTACTTCGATAAATCAAGCGATTGGCTTTGATAACATTTGTTGGCTCAAGAGtcatgtctagaggggggggtgaatagactctttttgtaGATaatatatttttctacaaaatagtaagacttggcaagatacaagtaatttaaatcaaaataattgcaaattaaataacacaaataaataaaagagatgaaaggaagaaaagcttaacaccgtgatttaatgtggttcgacaCCCAgcttacgtccacgccttgagacacactcaagggtTGCAAAATCCACTAACCAATCTCCTTTGAagacggagaagcctttacaaaccgGGAATCAATCCCttatgctcaccaagagccaatACGCGAAGTTCATCAAGAACCCCTTTGAtccagttcaccaagaacccttttacaATCACACCACCAAAGTACAAGGAATATTGTTgatacaaagaatgctccttcttgagctgatttTACATTgtaaaacctcacactactctcttgagTAAATGATACATCACAAGAATAAGAAGCAAGAGCGTTTTGAGCAAATGATGACCTAGAATGCTTGCAACAATCAATTAATCACTtatcatggtctgtaataattgcaggtagcttgtatttataggcaaagggcCAAGCTAACCGTTATCTGATCGTTGGGTGTGTAAAACATTTGATTGGCTCAAGAACAAGCCATTTTATGCCCGTTGTTTGAGGTTGCTCAATGCAAATCGTTGACTATGTGactcaattcgtcgacgagttgcctcAATTAGTCGACGAATTCCCCAATTAGTCGACTAATTACCTAGGCAGAAAAACACATTTAGCTACTGGTTTAATTCGTTGACACATAGGGGTCAATCAGTCGACTGATTGCCCTGTTTGCCATACTTAGATGCTTTTTATTGAATTAAACTAATCTAGGACAAGTGTATATGAAAGACATTAAAACTAATGATAATTAATACTTGTCCTTATGAAGTTCCATTTGATTATAAAATATCTTGTGTGTGAAAatgcatttgaaaactcatttttgaaatttttatacaCTATTATGCATATGCAGTTGCTCAAAATCTTGCTAGATATTCTTACGAGGAATCAtaaccacaagagttacaaaatattcCTACCTCAAAACACATCCCATTTTACATGTGAGAATTTACATAGGCTTCAGTTAGTTGTGCTTGGGTATTTCTTGAGTAAGCTTTGATCATTGCTTCATCGATGTTCACCTAATCTTTGTGCTTGCTCCAGTATCGTCATGTTGtcttgtactaaacttgatgtaCAAAGATTAGTTAAACTAAGAATCACAAATGGGTTGAAAGCATCAAAATATAATAGTTTGGGAtaatgtagccactaaggctaacaaaaaCTCTCTCTGAATTTATTGATAACTTTGAATTAAAAATTGATGGTCCTACACTAGCTAATGAGTAACTTGCATTGTACTCAGCTGCAGAATGACCAATCCTTTAGCTAATGAGTAACTCACATTGTAGTCAGCTGCAGAATGACCAATCAATATTTAGAATCATTACATTTTCCAATTATGTCTAGAATGAATTTAAATCTTTATATTTTCCCTTTAAAATTTTGAAGTAGAACTACATTGTCGTTTGTTTGGCGTGTGAGTAACACTACATTATCTTCGATTTGGAACAGGAAATCAATGACAAGATCCTATCCTTGAATTATGAGGACTACAAGGCAGAGATAGAGACTGCAGATGCTCAGGAGTCCTACAATGGAGGTGTGATTGTCCTAGTCACTGGATGTTTGACTGGAAAGGACAATGTTAGAAGGAAATTCACACAAACATTCTTTCTAGCACCACAAGACAAAGGCTACTTTGTCTTAAATGATGTATCTCGGTTTATGGGGGAGAATGTATCATTGCAGAACAATTCTATCTCTGTTAATGATGCCAGTGGAAATGCCTCACCAACCAACTCGGCAACTGATTCAGGTTGCTCCCTacctccttttctttccttttctttttcttctccccATTGATGTGCTTCGTAGGCATTATATTTTCAAGGTCAAGTTTAAGAATTGCTTCTATATTTGTTGCCAGAGCCTACTCATGTTTCTGACCATCCTGTGTTGGAACCTGCAATATCCCTTGAGGTGGAGGATTTGAATAATGGTGACCAAGTGCGTGACCCTTCAGATAACGGGGAAGGATCAGTCATTGAAGAAGAGGTGGTTGTTGAATTCTCTATTCAGTCTGATCAAAATGAAATGCATTCAGTTGTTGATTCAACTCCTGCTACTCAAGAAGACACCCCCAAAAAATCTTATGCATCAATTGTGAGTGTAAGCTCATACTTTTATTAGTTTATGCTTTGCTGTTCTCTttcgttattttttttttttatctgaattTTATTTAGGTTAAGGTAATGAAAGGAAATTCCACACCTTCCTCGGTTTATGTGCCTACTGGTACAGTGAGGGCAGCACCTGCAAACACTGATCAACAGTCACTTGGTTCTGCAAAATCTGCTTCTGTGCCAGAGGCATCTGTTCCTACAAGTGACAGTGCTCCTGAAAGTAGTGATGTTAACGTGGAAGGTATCTATTATCTTTCTATCATTTTGTTTTGAAATGATATGTTGCTACCATACTTTCTCTTAAGCATTTGGGACATGTGATTGATTTCCAACAGAGCTATTCCATTTTTCCAGTTGTGATGTTTAAAGTAGAAAATTTTGGGCTTAAGCAAGGTTGATTAAAATGTTAATCATTATGGTATGTGGAATGGGTTCAATGCAGAATATGTGTTGGCAATTTGGCATGGAATGTAATACTATAGGGGGCTGGCTTTTCTCAATATACATGATTGAAGTTTACAAACTAAATACGCCATCGAGTGTAAGGAGAAACCATCTATAATCTCATGTTGTGTCTAGAATCCCTAAAATTGAGAGATGTTGCTGTTCATCTTATTTAATTACCTCATTTATCTAGAATCCAATGTTATATATTTCACATTTGTATAAAGAATCCAATTATGTCATGTTGTTGAGAATCTTGACTCAATGGTAAGGGTGTTATGTTCAAACTTGAAGATCATATTGTGGAAAGTCTCTTCAAGCATGGGGGTAATGACTATGTACATCTTGCCCTCTCAAACCCTGATGGTGGGGGCTTTTTTGCACTGGATGTTCCATTTTATGGTGTAATCACTATTTCAACTTGTTTTATTGAGAATCTGACTAAAATCGAGATACTTCACTATGTCAACTCATTAGTCTTGTTTAATTAGCTCATTTTATTAGGCGGCATTTCTATGAGTGATGGTGGTGTCACTGCATCTTACGCATTTAGTGGGTGTTGAATATTGCATTCCAAACAAGCAGTGGTCCATGTTTTGTTATCAGACTtccaaattgtaattctctaggGCAATAATAAAGTATGGTGGCTTTCTTAAGGTACTGAATGAGTCTGGTCAGTATTTCTAATTTGAATTCCATATCTAAGATGCCTTGAGATGTTTAtcactttatttttcataattttatttagCCATTGTTCTGATAGTTGAAGGCTGGTGAATTTTTTTGTCTGGATTTAATGTATAA
The Malania oleifera isolate guangnan ecotype guangnan chromosome 13, ASM2987363v1, whole genome shotgun sequence DNA segment above includes these coding regions:
- the LOC131146978 gene encoding nuclear transport factor 2 — translated: MAMQETGPAAPSAQVVGNAFVEQYYHILHQSPGLVYRFYQDSSMLSRPDSNGVMTTVSTMQEINDKILSLNYEDYKAEIETADAQESYNGGVIVLVTGCLTGKDNVRRKFTQTFFLAPQDKGYFVLNDVSRFMGENVSLQNNSISVNDASGNASPTNSATDSEPTHVSDHPVLEPAISLEVEDLNNGDQVRDPSDNGEGSVIEEEVVVEFSIQSDQNEMHSVVDSTPATQEDTPKKSYASIVKVMKGNSTPSSVYVPTGTVRAAPANTDQQSLGSAKSASVPEASVPTSDSAPESSDVNVEAEGHSIYVRNLPLNATVTQLDEVFNKFGPIKHGGIQVRSSKGFCFGFVEFELLSSMESALKASPITIGDREAEVEIKRTTTRVGSGGRGRFGSGRGGFRNDSFSRNDSFRGRGNFGGGRGYGNYGRSDFRNQGEFPGRRRGPPVRNGEGYQWVNQDGSGRGGRRVG